The Chelonoidis abingdonii isolate Lonesome George chromosome 9, CheloAbing_2.0, whole genome shotgun sequence genome has a segment encoding these proteins:
- the BCL2A1 gene encoding bcl-2-related protein A1 — MESSEYCYVYYLVQDYLKYILQEPQLGPAPSRVAHVLRHAASFLQKENEESLKPCLDTLDITSVDAARRIFTQVMDKEFADGNTNWGRILTIFMFGGIISKKLQEHRVQLTGENKKQISYFITEYIINTKAEWIEANGGWENGFLTMFEEKRSWLSLFNIKAKIMDAFSFFSQYY; from the exons ATGGAAAGCTCTGAGTACTGCTATGTTTACTATTTAGTCCAAGATTATCTGAAATACATTCTTCAGGAACCACAGCTTGGACCAGCTCCAAGCAGAGTTGCTCATGTCTTAAGACACGCTGCATCCTTTCtgcaaaaggaaaatgaagaaagTCTGAAACCATGTTTGGACACACTTGATATTACCTCTGTAGATGCTGCCAGAAGAATTTTCACTCAAGTCATGGATAAAGAATTTGCTGATGGAAACACTAACTGGGGACGGATTTTGACAATATTTATGTTTGGAGGAATTATTTCTAAGAAGCTTCAAGAACACAGAGTTCAGCTtacaggagaaaataaaaagcagatttCTTATTTCATCACGGAGTACATTATAAACACCAAGGCTGAGTGGATAGAGGCAAATGGAGGTTGG GAAAATGGCTTCCTAACTATGTTTGAGGAAAAACGATCATGGCTGTCCTTATTCAATATTAAAGCAAAAATCATGGATGCTTTTTCCTTCTTCAGTCAGTACTATTGA